The following proteins are co-located in the uncultured Draconibacterium sp. genome:
- a CDS encoding 1-deoxy-D-xylulose-5-phosphate synthase N-terminal domain-containing protein, with the protein MVEVKGKLLEKINNSTDLKKLSEDQLEAVCSELRDFIIDVLSTNPGHFGASLGVVELTVALHYVYNTPYDQLIWDVGHQAYGHKILTGRRDNFDTNRKFKGLSGFPKREESEFDAFGVGHSSTSISAALGMAVASKLKNEKDRKVVAVIGDGAMTGGMAFEALNNAGGENSDLLVILNDNNMAIDPSVGGLNKYLLNISKSNTYNRFKNDVWEGLGKLDGIGKKTRRFIQKNQHALKNMILKENNLFEAFNFRYFGPVDGHDVVYMTKVLNALKEIPGQNFCMLSRRKAKDLNWLS; encoded by the coding sequence ATGGTTGAAGTTAAGGGGAAGCTACTTGAAAAAATAAATAATTCTACAGATTTAAAAAAGCTATCAGAAGATCAGTTAGAAGCGGTTTGTAGCGAATTACGAGATTTTATTATCGATGTTCTTTCGACTAATCCTGGTCATTTTGGAGCCAGCCTGGGCGTTGTTGAACTCACAGTAGCTCTTCATTACGTATACAATACTCCCTACGATCAACTTATTTGGGATGTAGGGCACCAGGCATACGGACACAAAATTTTAACCGGTAGGCGCGATAACTTTGACACCAATCGAAAATTTAAAGGATTAAGTGGATTCCCCAAACGCGAAGAAAGTGAGTTTGATGCATTTGGTGTCGGACACTCATCAACTTCTATTTCGGCTGCATTGGGTATGGCCGTTGCATCGAAACTGAAAAACGAAAAAGACAGGAAAGTGGTTGCTGTGATTGGCGATGGTGCAATGACCGGAGGAATGGCATTTGAAGCCTTAAACAATGCCGGAGGCGAAAACTCCGATCTGCTGGTAATTTTAAACGACAACAATATGGCCATCGACCCGAGTGTCGGCGGACTAAACAAATATTTGTTAAACATTTCAAAATCGAATACTTACAACCGTTTTAAAAATGACGTGTGGGAAGGACTAGGAAAACTGGATGGCATCGGTAAAAAAACCCGAAGGTTTATTCAAAAAAACCAGCATGCCCTTAAAAACATGATTTTGAAAGAAAACAATCTGTTTGAAGCTTTTAATTTCAGGTATTTCGGACCGGTTGACGGACACGATGTAGTGTACATGACGAAGGTTTTAAATGCATTGAAAGAAATTCCCGGCCAAAACTTTTGCATGTTATCACGCAGAAAGGCAAAGGATTTAAACTGGCTGAGTTAA
- a CDS encoding AtpZ/AtpI family protein has protein sequence MKKKKPYTTQKANSFIKYSSLGFEMMAIIGGFTFLGYKIDQWMNNQFKGFTFGLMVLSVIIAVVYGTKSLLKKK, from the coding sequence ATGAAAAAGAAAAAACCTTATACAACTCAAAAAGCTAATTCGTTTATCAAGTATTCCAGCCTTGGATTTGAAATGATGGCAATTATTGGCGGATTCACTTTCCTGGGGTACAAAATCGATCAGTGGATGAACAACCAGTTTAAAGGATTCACTTTTGGACTTATGGTTCTATCGGTTATTATTGCAGTTGTTTACGGAACAAAAAGTCTTTTAAAAAAGAAATAA
- a CDS encoding type III pantothenate kinase: MLLAIDIGNTNIVFGAFDSSVCLNNWRIQTDPLKTADEYEVLFRSLLTAGKICRTDIEKIILSSVVPALVHPFEEMLTNVFEEATIAIVSPNIYNKLPIKILNPTQIGTDLVANAVSAFQKFGTNTMVIDFGTALTFTTIGDKAQILGVAIAPGLRTAVGALAGKTAQLPQIHLTPPPSVLGENTVHAIQAGIVYGFTGLVDSIIERTQSELNQKLTIVATGGLSSVIAPLTKNIKIIEPMLTLEGLVQINSFL; the protein is encoded by the coding sequence ATGTTACTAGCAATCGATATCGGAAATACCAACATTGTTTTTGGTGCGTTCGATTCTTCTGTATGTCTTAATAACTGGCGTATACAAACCGACCCCTTAAAAACTGCCGACGAGTATGAAGTTTTGTTCCGTTCCTTACTTACTGCCGGTAAAATTTGTCGTACCGATATTGAAAAAATTATTTTAAGTAGTGTTGTTCCGGCACTTGTTCATCCTTTTGAAGAAATGCTGACGAATGTATTTGAAGAAGCTACAATTGCCATCGTTTCTCCAAACATTTATAATAAGTTGCCGATAAAAATTCTGAATCCCACACAAATTGGTACCGACCTCGTGGCCAATGCAGTTTCTGCTTTTCAAAAATTTGGAACAAATACGATGGTTATCGACTTTGGAACCGCATTAACTTTTACTACAATTGGCGATAAGGCCCAGATTTTGGGTGTCGCCATTGCTCCCGGACTTCGAACTGCTGTAGGAGCGCTGGCAGGCAAAACTGCCCAATTGCCACAGATACACCTTACTCCTCCTCCCTCGGTTTTGGGAGAAAACACGGTGCATGCCATTCAGGCAGGAATTGTTTATGGCTTTACTGGCCTGGTCGACTCAATTATTGAACGCACGCAATCGGAACTCAACCAAAAACTTACTATTGTAGCTACCGGAGGACTGAGTAGTGTAATTGCACCGCTTACTAAAAACATTAAAATTATTGAGCCCATGTTAACACTTGAAGGCCTGGTGCAAATAAATTCATTCTTATAA
- the atpB gene encoding F0F1 ATP synthase subunit A, translating into MLKLSKGIFILFALSLLSFGALYAQHGQEEVHTQTADSHASDSHAEEEAFNAGEFVIDHVSDSYDWHITSFGETHISIPLPVILYSKHPELHEGKAFHAFMSSKFHHGHSAYKGFQISESKDNKGKIVELDAHGEELGKPIDISITKTIAGVFVSVIILFWLVFSIASSTKKNQGKAPTGVQNLFEPIIFFIRDEVAKPAIGDKKYEKFMPFLLTLFFFILINNFMGLIPIPPFGANVTGNIGVTMVLALFTFAITTINGNKHYWKEIYNPDVPWWLKFPIPLMPIVELSGVITKPFVLMVRLFANMMAGHMIVTVFVSLIFIFTSIMGAGAGFGISPVSVAFSVFILLLDVLVSFIQAYVFTLLSALYFGMATSEHH; encoded by the coding sequence ATGCTGAAGCTTTCCAAAGGAATCTTTATATTATTTGCACTTTCACTTTTAAGTTTTGGTGCGTTGTATGCACAACACGGACAAGAAGAAGTGCACACGCAAACAGCAGATAGTCATGCCAGCGACTCGCATGCCGAAGAAGAGGCTTTTAATGCCGGAGAATTTGTGATTGACCACGTTTCTGATTCGTACGACTGGCACATTACCTCTTTTGGCGAAACACACATAAGCATTCCATTGCCGGTGATTTTGTACAGCAAACATCCCGAATTGCACGAAGGAAAAGCTTTTCACGCTTTTATGTCCTCAAAATTTCATCACGGACACAGCGCTTACAAAGGATTTCAGATATCAGAAAGTAAAGACAATAAAGGTAAAATTGTTGAGCTCGATGCACACGGAGAAGAGCTTGGTAAACCCATCGATATTTCAATTACAAAAACCATTGCCGGAGTATTTGTATCGGTAATTATTTTGTTTTGGCTGGTATTTAGTATTGCTTCTTCAACTAAAAAAAACCAGGGCAAAGCTCCAACAGGTGTTCAAAACCTGTTCGAACCTATTATTTTCTTTATTCGCGACGAGGTAGCAAAACCTGCCATTGGAGATAAAAAGTACGAGAAGTTTATGCCGTTTCTTTTAACGCTATTCTTTTTTATTCTCATTAACAACTTTATGGGACTGATTCCAATTCCTCCATTTGGAGCGAATGTTACAGGAAACATTGGAGTTACAATGGTTTTGGCACTTTTTACTTTTGCCATTACTACAATAAACGGAAACAAACATTACTGGAAAGAAATATACAATCCGGATGTACCCTGGTGGTTAAAATTTCCTATTCCGTTAATGCCAATTGTTGAGCTTTCGGGTGTAATTACCAAACCATTTGTATTAATGGTCCGACTTTTTGCCAACATGATGGCAGGACACATGATTGTGACTGTGTTTGTGAGTTTGATATTTATTTTCACTAGTATAATGGGAGCCGGAGCAGGATTTGGAATCAGTCCTGTATCTGTTGCATTCTCTGTATTTATATTGTTACTCGACGTTTTGGTGTCGTTTATACAAGCTTATGTTTTTACGCTCTTGTCGGCGCTCTATTTTGGAATGGCGACATCGGAGCATCACTGA
- a CDS encoding polymer-forming cytoskeletal protein produces the protein MAKQSYGETSNASINIISEGTSIKGDINASGDTRIDGELVGNITSKGKLVVGPKGKITGEIRCNNVEVSGLIKGKVNSTELLIMKASSKIEGDIIAGKLSVEPGAVFTGSCAMGGSGASLSNEKEKTLYNSKS, from the coding sequence ATGGCAAAACAGAGCTACGGAGAAACCTCAAATGCTTCGATAAACATTATTAGTGAAGGAACTTCGATTAAAGGCGACATTAATGCAAGTGGAGACACCCGCATTGATGGCGAATTAGTTGGCAACATTACATCGAAAGGAAAACTGGTTGTTGGCCCCAAAGGGAAAATTACCGGCGAAATTCGTTGCAACAATGTTGAAGTTTCCGGACTTATCAAAGGAAAAGTAAATAGCACCGAACTTTTGATAATGAAAGCTTCATCGAAAATTGAAGGAGATATAATTGCCGGTAAATTATCGGTTGAACCCGGAGCTGTTTTTACAGGATCATGTGCCATGGGCGGTTCGGGTGCATCGCTTAGCAATGAAAAAGAAAAAACCTTATACAACTCAAAAAGCTAA
- the atpE gene encoding ATP synthase F0 subunit C — protein MLSAILTVLLQAAAGAGIGKMGAALGAGLAAIGAGMGIGKIGASAMEAIARQPEASGDIRSNMIVSAALIEGVAFFAVIICALVIFV, from the coding sequence ATGTTATCAGCAATTTTAACTGTATTGCTACAAGCGGCCGCCGGTGCAGGCATCGGTAAAATGGGTGCTGCTTTGGGAGCCGGATTAGCTGCAATTGGAGCAGGTATGGGTATCGGTAAAATCGGTGCCAGCGCCATGGAAGCTATTGCCCGTCAACCTGAAGCCAGTGGTGACATCCGCTCAAACATGATCGTATCAGCAGCTTTGATTGAAGGTGTTGCCTTCTTCGCTGTGATCATTTGTGCACTTGTTATTTTCGTTTAG
- a CDS encoding DUF177 domain-containing protein: protein MHPLFRIVSWKTKYNIEFKGLKEGLHEYEFEINKKFFEHFNEGLVENGEVTVIVKLEKRSAFLKLHLGISGWLELTCDRCLDNYPQDIELETELFVKYGEETEFEEGDNVIWVLPEEHYLNLAQVFYEYIALSIPLRHVHPNETGENSCNEEMLDRLENITYAEDEEETEEEIDPRWAALKSLKNNN from the coding sequence TTGCATCCACTTTTTCGAATCGTGAGCTGGAAAACAAAATATAACATTGAGTTTAAAGGCCTTAAAGAAGGTCTTCACGAATACGAATTTGAGATTAACAAGAAGTTCTTTGAACATTTTAACGAGGGTCTGGTTGAAAATGGCGAGGTAACGGTAATAGTTAAACTCGAAAAACGTAGTGCATTTTTAAAATTGCACCTCGGAATTTCGGGATGGCTGGAACTAACCTGCGATCGCTGTCTTGACAATTATCCACAGGATATTGAACTCGAAACGGAGCTGTTTGTAAAATATGGCGAAGAAACAGAGTTTGAAGAAGGCGACAATGTAATTTGGGTTTTACCCGAAGAACATTATTTAAATCTGGCCCAGGTTTTTTACGAATACATTGCATTAAGCATTCCGTTGCGCCATGTTCATCCTAACGAAACAGGAGAAAACAGTTGCAACGAGGAAATGCTCGACAGATTAGAAAATATTACATACGCTGAAGACGAGGAAGAAACAGAAGAAGAAATTGATCCGCGTTGGGCAGCATTAAAGAGTTTAAAAAATAATAATTAA
- a CDS encoding F0F1 ATP synthase subunit B, with protein sequence MGLVMPNPGTIFWMLIIFGIVLFVLKKFAWKPILNALKEREESIANALNSAEEAKKEVAGLKADNEKIIIEARKEKDVILKEAKVLQAKIVTEAKEKATQEAQKAIEQARQQIEAEKTAAINEIKKQVAELSIVIAEKVIKKELSNKDEQKKMVDGLVDDIKLN encoded by the coding sequence ATGGGTTTAGTAATGCCGAATCCGGGAACGATATTCTGGATGCTAATAATTTTCGGAATCGTACTTTTTGTTTTAAAGAAGTTCGCCTGGAAACCGATATTAAATGCGTTAAAAGAACGTGAAGAATCGATTGCCAATGCACTAAATTCTGCCGAAGAAGCAAAAAAGGAAGTTGCCGGATTAAAAGCCGACAATGAAAAAATTATTATCGAAGCCAGAAAAGAAAAAGATGTAATTCTAAAAGAGGCAAAAGTACTGCAGGCAAAAATTGTTACCGAGGCAAAAGAAAAAGCTACACAAGAGGCTCAAAAAGCCATAGAACAGGCACGCCAACAAATCGAAGCCGAAAAAACGGCTGCCATCAACGAAATTAAAAAGCAGGTTGCTGAATTGTCAATTGTAATTGCTGAAAAAGTAATTAAAAAAGAACTCAGCAACAAAGACGAGCAAAAGAAAATGGTTGACGGATTAGTTGACGACATCAAGTTGAATTAA
- a CDS encoding transketolase C-terminal domain-containing protein, translating into MHVITQKGKGFKLAELNQTKYHAPGTFDKETGEIYSCDCPLDKAPKFQNVFGETLVELAEQNEKIVGITPAMPTGCSMNLMLKQMPDRAFDVGIAEQHAVTFSAGLATQGMVPFCNIYSTFMQRAYDQVIHDVAIQNLHVVFCLDRGGLVGEDGPTHHGAFDIAYMRLIPNMIVSAPMDEIELRNLMYTAQLTEVGKPFSIRYPRGCGSKPNWKVPFEKVEIGKGRKLSEGSDVAILSIGKTGVFAQRAVKSLANKNISAAHYDLRFIKPLDTELLKEVFENFPNIITVEDGTIRGGFGSSVVEFMAENGYASKIKILGIPDRFIEHGTPEDLYKECGIDAKGITNAVEEMLSN; encoded by the coding sequence TTGCATGTTATCACGCAGAAAGGCAAAGGATTTAAACTGGCTGAGTTAAACCAAACAAAATACCATGCTCCGGGTACGTTCGACAAAGAGACAGGTGAAATTTATTCGTGCGACTGTCCATTAGATAAAGCTCCAAAATTTCAGAATGTTTTTGGCGAAACCTTGGTTGAACTGGCCGAACAAAACGAAAAAATTGTAGGAATTACACCTGCCATGCCTACCGGCTGTTCGATGAACCTGATGTTAAAACAAATGCCCGACCGTGCTTTTGATGTGGGAATTGCGGAACAACATGCAGTTACCTTTTCAGCCGGACTTGCAACGCAGGGAATGGTTCCGTTTTGTAACATCTACTCTACTTTTATGCAGCGTGCTTACGACCAGGTAATTCACGACGTCGCAATTCAAAACCTGCACGTGGTATTTTGCCTCGACAGAGGTGGACTTGTTGGCGAAGATGGCCCAACGCATCATGGAGCATTTGACATTGCATACATGCGCCTGATACCGAATATGATTGTTTCGGCTCCAATGGACGAAATTGAGCTTCGCAACCTGATGTACACGGCACAACTCACTGAAGTTGGCAAACCATTTTCAATTCGTTACCCACGGGGTTGTGGAAGTAAACCAAACTGGAAAGTTCCATTCGAGAAAGTGGAGATTGGAAAAGGCAGGAAACTTAGTGAAGGTTCCGATGTTGCCATTTTAAGCATTGGTAAAACCGGAGTATTTGCTCAACGAGCCGTTAAAAGCCTTGCAAACAAAAATATTTCGGCTGCACATTACGATCTTCGTTTTATAAAACCATTAGATACAGAGCTACTTAAAGAAGTATTTGAAAATTTCCCGAATATAATTACGGTTGAAGACGGAACCATACGAGGCGGATTTGGAAGTTCAGTAGTAGAGTTTATGGCTGAAAACGGATACGCATCAAAAATCAAGATACTGGGAATCCCCGATCGGTTTATAGAGCATGGCACACCTGAAGACCTATACAAAGAATGCGGTATAGATGCAAAAGGAATTACTAATGCTGTTGAAGAAATGCTGAGTAATTAA
- a CDS encoding response regulator translates to MQKTRNPLIFIIEDSVVYKDLIVGHLQSRKFTNLKIFKSGEECLKNIHLKPDLIILDYSTQGKTGLELMVQIQKEYPETDFIFLSGQNNLEVAVKIMKIGAADYIVKNDQAPYNLVKSIDHLINNTKKEKASKGFKVGVVGFFIMLFLIIMVIMFMSIFFELEF, encoded by the coding sequence ATGCAAAAGACAAGAAATCCACTAATTTTTATCATTGAAGACAGTGTTGTGTACAAAGATTTGATTGTTGGACATCTGCAATCGCGAAAGTTCACAAATCTGAAAATCTTTAAAAGTGGAGAAGAATGTTTAAAGAATATTCATTTGAAGCCAGACCTGATAATACTCGATTATTCAACGCAAGGGAAAACGGGTTTGGAATTAATGGTTCAAATTCAAAAGGAATATCCTGAAACCGATTTTATATTTTTAAGTGGGCAGAACAACCTGGAAGTAGCTGTTAAAATCATGAAGATTGGTGCGGCAGATTACATCGTTAAAAACGATCAGGCTCCATACAATCTTGTTAAATCAATCGACCATTTAATTAACAACACAAAAAAAGAGAAAGCATCCAAAGGATTTAAAGTGGGTGTTGTTGGATTTTTCATTATGCTGTTTTTAATTATTATGGTTATCATGTTTATGTCGATTTTCTTCGAACTGGAATTTTAA
- the atpH gene encoding ATP synthase F1 subunit delta, producing MDQSAITVRYAKAFFSTAKEKNLLDVLKTDIEHVFDICKTSQDFILLLESPIVKTSKKSELLSSIFENKVNKLTMNFLLLIAQNKREVHIPGICRNFLDLTRKDQNIKSAVLTTASEVNSETIKKVEQLLTKELKATIELTTQVNPEILGGLVLRLDDKQYDASVATQLKKIKQNLLETEL from the coding sequence ATGGACCAAAGCGCAATAACGGTTAGATACGCCAAAGCATTCTTTTCAACAGCAAAAGAAAAAAATCTGCTCGACGTTTTAAAAACGGATATCGAACATGTATTTGATATTTGTAAAACCTCGCAGGATTTTATCCTTTTACTGGAAAGCCCAATCGTAAAAACCTCAAAAAAATCAGAGTTACTAAGCTCTATTTTCGAAAATAAGGTGAATAAACTCACCATGAACTTTTTGTTGCTGATTGCACAAAACAAACGCGAAGTTCATATTCCGGGTATTTGCAGAAACTTTCTGGATTTAACCAGAAAAGACCAAAATATAAAATCAGCGGTTCTTACCACCGCTTCAGAAGTTAATTCGGAAACCATTAAAAAGGTTGAGCAATTGTTGACGAAAGAATTAAAAGCCACAATTGAACTTACAACCCAGGTTAATCCGGAAATATTGGGAGGTTTGGTTTTGCGCCTCGACGACAAACAGTACGATGCCAGCGTGGCAACACAACTGAAAAAAATTAAGCAAAACCTACTTGAGACTGAATTATAA
- a CDS encoding HAMP domain-containing sensor histidine kinase yields the protein MAWIELLKLKDVDENLVKELEQDTKRLERITERFSKIGSKPELLRVNIVEVLNSSVDYLKRRSSDKVIFETSYDEKAYVETPLNAALFSWVIENICKNAIDAMGNNGTITLKLKEKENQVYIDISDTGIGVAKSHFKTIFQPGYSTKKRGLGTGSFAGKTYC from the coding sequence ATGGCGTGGATTGAATTGTTGAAATTAAAGGATGTTGACGAAAACCTGGTGAAAGAACTTGAACAAGACACCAAACGACTGGAACGGATTACCGAACGGTTTTCAAAAATTGGCTCGAAACCCGAATTATTACGAGTTAATATTGTTGAAGTATTAAACTCATCGGTTGACTATTTAAAACGGCGCTCATCCGATAAAGTAATTTTCGAAACTTCGTATGACGAAAAAGCCTATGTAGAAACTCCTTTAAATGCCGCATTGTTTTCGTGGGTTATCGAAAACATCTGTAAAAATGCCATTGATGCCATGGGAAACAACGGCACAATAACGTTAAAACTAAAAGAAAAAGAAAATCAGGTTTACATTGATATTAGCGATACCGGAATAGGAGTGGCAAAAAGTCATTTTAAAACCATTTTCCAACCTGGTTATTCCACTAAAAAAAGAGGGTTGGGGACTGGGTCTTTCGCTGGCAAAACGTATTGTTGA
- the rpmF gene encoding 50S ribosomal protein L32 — MAHPKHRISKSRRDKRRTHYKAVAPTLATCSNCGTTVKYHTVCPECGYYRGKQVIEKEIAV, encoded by the coding sequence ATGGCACATCCGAAGCATAGAATTTCGAAATCGAGAAGAGATAAGAGACGTACGCATTACAAGGCAGTAGCTCCAACTTTAGCTACCTGTTCAAATTGCGGAACTACTGTTAAATACCACACCGTTTGTCCGGAATGTGGATATTACAGAGGAAAACAAGTAATTGAAAAAGAAATTGCAGTTTAA
- a CDS encoding beta-ketoacyl-ACP synthase III: MANIRAAITGIGAYLPEYRLTNEEISTMVDTSDEWIMQRIGIKERRILKEEGKATSDMGAWAVENLLEKTGAKPEEIDMLICATITPDMILPATANIIANKVGIHNAWSFDLNAACSGFLFAMATATQFIESGRYKKVVIVAAEKMSSIINYEDRSTCPLFGDGAAAVLVEPNTEDLGVQDYINRVDGLGRHHLHIKAGGSLKPATEETVKNKEHFLYQEGQAVFKAAVSSMADVAVEIMDKNNITSDDIAWLVPHQANMRIIEATAKRMKISKKQVMINIKKYGNTTAATIPLCLWDYEKQLKKGDNIILAAFGAGFTWGSLYLKWAYDSE, encoded by the coding sequence ATGGCTAATATAAGAGCGGCAATAACAGGAATAGGCGCATATTTACCCGAATACCGATTAACAAACGAAGAGATTAGTACAATGGTTGACACATCCGACGAATGGATAATGCAACGCATTGGAATTAAAGAAAGACGTATTTTAAAAGAAGAAGGCAAAGCAACCAGCGATATGGGAGCCTGGGCAGTAGAAAATCTACTCGAAAAAACAGGTGCAAAACCCGAAGAAATCGACATGTTGATTTGTGCAACCATCACTCCCGACATGATTTTACCTGCCACGGCAAATATAATTGCCAACAAAGTAGGTATCCACAACGCCTGGAGTTTTGATTTAAATGCTGCTTGTTCCGGATTTCTTTTTGCGATGGCTACGGCCACCCAATTTATTGAATCGGGACGCTATAAAAAAGTAGTAATTGTTGCCGCCGAAAAAATGTCTTCCATTATTAATTACGAAGACCGTTCTACCTGCCCGCTTTTTGGCGATGGTGCAGCGGCTGTTTTGGTTGAGCCAAACACCGAAGATTTAGGTGTTCAGGATTATATAAACCGTGTTGATGGTCTTGGCCGTCATCACTTACATATTAAAGCAGGTGGTTCGCTAAAACCTGCCACCGAAGAAACTGTAAAAAACAAAGAACACTTCTTGTACCAGGAAGGTCAGGCAGTTTTTAAAGCCGCTGTTTCGAGTATGGCCGATGTGGCCGTTGAAATAATGGATAAAAACAATATTACTTCTGATGACATTGCATGGCTGGTACCTCACCAGGCCAACATGCGTATTATTGAAGCCACTGCAAAGCGAATGAAAATCAGCAAAAAACAAGTGATGATTAACATTAAGAAGTATGGAAATACTACTGCAGCAACAATTCCGCTTTGTTTGTGGGACTACGAAAAGCAGTTGAAAAAGGGCGACAACATTATTCTTGCTGCTTTTGGTGCCGGTTTCACCTGGGGAAGCCTTTATCTAAAATGGGCTTACGATTCGGAATAA
- a CDS encoding MFS transporter produces the protein MAIVKVFKKYNKSFWTSNTIELFERWAWYGFYLAFPIFLVGSSDTGALGFSNGQKGAIMGTGSALLYFLPVLTGAIADKVGYKKILLLAFAIYASGFYMINIFEGFGLVYFAFVWTCVGGALFKPIISAMIAKTTDEETASIGFGIFYMMVNIGGFIGPFIAGALLKLSWEYVFFMAIAVIGINVLVTLFFFKEPGREKDDTKLITNIVQAFKNIFITLQNWKYVLFLVIMILFWTAFNQLYYSFGIFVDQWIDTTVVYNGLHMVWPWLAETIGDHGAISAVSMTSMDSFFIIVFQIMVSAFVMRFRPLAAMMGGILVLSGGLGLMFSTQSGWLILLGVLIFALGEMGSSPKFTEYVGKIAPADKKALYMGTSFLPIAAAHKLAGWLSGDFYEGISDKYFLLQKEVAKRGLEFPSEFSVEFTKNDFFSQAADKMNMSQVELTNFLWKSYHPSNIWIVFSGIAVSAVVFLWLYDRFVIGKN, from the coding sequence ATGGCAATTGTAAAAGTATTTAAAAAGTACAATAAGAGTTTTTGGACTTCGAATACAATAGAGTTATTCGAAAGGTGGGCCTGGTATGGTTTTTATCTGGCATTCCCGATTTTTCTGGTTGGATCATCCGATACAGGAGCTTTGGGATTCTCGAATGGGCAAAAAGGTGCAATTATGGGAACCGGCTCGGCTTTGCTTTATTTTTTACCGGTACTTACCGGAGCCATTGCCGACAAAGTGGGGTACAAAAAAATACTGTTGCTGGCTTTTGCCATTTATGCGTCGGGCTTTTATATGATCAATATATTTGAAGGATTTGGCCTGGTGTACTTTGCTTTTGTATGGACTTGTGTGGGTGGAGCACTTTTTAAACCAATTATTTCGGCAATGATTGCTAAAACTACCGACGAAGAAACGGCTTCAATTGGGTTTGGTATTTTTTATATGATGGTTAACATCGGTGGATTTATTGGGCCATTTATCGCCGGAGCATTACTAAAACTAAGTTGGGAATATGTTTTCTTTATGGCAATTGCTGTTATTGGAATTAATGTTTTGGTTACTCTTTTCTTTTTTAAAGAACCGGGAAGAGAAAAGGATGATACGAAGCTTATTACCAATATTGTACAGGCGTTTAAAAACATTTTTATTACGCTGCAAAACTGGAAATATGTATTGTTTTTAGTAATAATGATTTTGTTTTGGACCGCTTTTAACCAGTTGTATTATTCATTCGGAATTTTTGTGGACCAGTGGATTGATACCACGGTAGTGTATAACGGTTTACATATGGTTTGGCCCTGGTTGGCCGAAACTATCGGAGATCATGGAGCCATTAGTGCCGTGTCGATGACCAGTATGGATTCATTTTTTATTATTGTTTTCCAAATAATGGTGTCGGCTTTTGTAATGCGTTTTCGTCCATTGGCTGCCATGATGGGAGGAATTCTTGTTCTTTCCGGAGGTTTGGGATTAATGTTTTCAACCCAAAGTGGATGGTTAATTTTATTGGGCGTGCTGATTTTTGCCCTGGGTGAAATGGGAAGTTCGCCCAAGTTTACCGAGTATGTGGGTAAAATTGCTCCGGCCGATAAAAAAGCATTGTATATGGGAACTTCGTTCTTACCCATTGCGGCTGCGCATAAACTGGCAGGTTGGTTGTCGGGCGATTTTTACGAAGGTATTTCAGATAAATATTTTTTGCTTCAGAAGGAAGTGGCAAAGCGCGGTTTGGAATTTCCATCCGAATTTTCAGTTGAGTTTACAAAGAATGACTTTTTTAGTCAGGCTGCCGATAAAATGAATATGTCGCAGGTGGAATTAACCAACTTTCTTTGGAAAAGTTACCACCCATCAAATATCTGGATTGTTTTTTCAGGAATTGCCGTTTCGGCAGTTGTATTTCTTTGGTTGTACGACAGGTTTGTAATTGGAAAGAATTAA